GTCTGTTGTTATGCTGAATTCTTCATTCAGACAGTGGATGTTATGATCTTCACACTTTGCAGTTGGAGCATTATGTTTGTTATTCAATACGCTGAGTTACTGTAGTAGCCTAGCAGAATATACTGGAGTTTAACTAGGCATTAGTCGATCAAGATTTACCATCTCTATGTGTAGTTATTGGTATTTTAGGGTAACTGTTGCACAGGTATACATGAAATATGTATTGTGAATAATATTTTACTTGTTTTATCTGTCCATTGTCGTGCAGCAGTTGCCTTTTCTTCTGagctctgttttttttttttttggcatataCAATGTTATCTGACATGTTTTATCAGTTTATTTGAGCCTAGGAGTGAGTGTTCGGTCGGTTTGATTACCGAATCGATCAAATTACTTAAACTGAATAAACTAAACTTGtgtaaaaaatcaaaccatACTGATTGAATAGATTctcaaatcaaacaaattaaaaaaattaaaaaaaaaaaaaaacctgactgaaaaaaaaaaagagaaaaaactagagacaaccaaaaagaaaactgaaccgaaaaattgaaaaaacaaagtGTAAAAACGAtattgtttttgatattttagttgGTTTGATTATATTAGTTTTTTTCAATACATAGATCGAGTAGCactgaaataattgaaattgttaaATTTGAAAGTCAAATCAAATCGACTTATAATTTGAACCAAATTGAATTGAACGATTTTGGCCGATTTGATTAGATTAGTTTGGTTTAATAGAAATGTTAGCTCACCTCAGTAGCTGTTGGTATATACCTTGTAATGACCATAATTAGGCTAATATGGTCTGGAATTGTGCACAAGGATGTTATGTTACAAAAGGTGAGAGAGTATTCTGTTTCAGGTGGAGCTGCCTGGTTGATGATGTTCATGACTTCTTTGCATCAGTTCATTTTATTGCTGCAATGTTGAATGCTGCTAGTTTGCAAAGTTCAATTCATATTTCATGTAACAGAGAATTGACACTGCTGTGGTTTAAGGAGActcaatttcttttccttgcTTTTGTTGCAAGTGTGAGACTTTCACCCTGTTCTGTGTTGGATTTTGGGTCCATCACACCTATAAGAACAATTGGTTTTGACATGTGGGTGGGAAGCACcagaaagttaaaaaaaaaaaatcaaatttatattttttttcttacatttttattattattatttttttgtgtgtggtCATTCAAATTTTTGATTGTTTCGATTATATCTATAGACttgtattttcaaattaagttaattctaataaattttttttcgtacgataatttaaactttttattgtttcaattatacttttagatttatatttttttagttaatttaactcttatattttaatatagaCAGATTATGACTTGTTTTTcgttattttactttattttatttttttatatataaaaatataagagttaaattgactcaagaATGTAAATTCATGGATatagttttgaaataataaaaattttaagttgttatatgaaaaaaatcaaaatataataattaaattaactcaaaaattaagtttaattgtgtaattaaaaaaatgaaaaatttgagtaattataccaaaaaaatcatgaaaatataaggataaaaatatgaatttgacctaaaaattaaaaaagagcCATAAACATCAGTCACCctttaagaaaaatcaaatgattatcatgtattttagataattttgtaTCTTGTCTTTTGTAAATTTTAGTTATTCAAGtgcaaattttattattattattattattattattattattattgtctaTCATGAGGTTTAAGTATAATTGTTGCATTGTTATACTTTAGTATTATCAATCTCTTTTTAACTGGTTAAACTCAAATTATCATACAAAACCACATTACATACCAGAATTAGAAAAACAACTCAGGCTTTATTAACGAAGTTTACCTGTTAATAAAGGACCTCGGTTTTGGATGGAATTACGATTTTATCGGATAAATAGCGCCAGACATAACAGACAGGAGGAGGCATGAGGCTGCCGCTGCTGCTTCAACTCCGTTCGCTCAACTCCAAGCCCCACTTCTACTCCTCAACTCTCCTCTCCGCCGGTCTCCGCCGCTTCATGGCCGCCGCCGCAGAGCAGGTGTCTCCGTCGACCACCCGTCTGGGCTGGATCGGCACCGGCGTGATGGGCCGGTCCATGTGCGGCCACCTGATCAAGGCCGGCTACACCCTCACCATCTTCACTCGTACCGCGTCCAAGGCCCAGGGCCTTATCGACGCCGGCGCCCACTGGGCCCCCTCCCCTCTCGCCGTCGCCGCCCAATCCGACGTTGTCTTCTCCATCGTCGGCTACCCCTCCGACGTCCGCCACGTCCTCCTCCACCCCTCCTCCGGCGCCCTCGCCGGCCTCAGCCCCGGCGGCGTCCTCGTCGACATGACCACCTCCGACCCCTCCCTCGCCTCCGAAatctccgccgccgccgcctccaaGTCCTGCTCCTCCATCGACGCCCCCGTCTCCGGCGGCGACCGCGGCGCCAAGAACGCCACCCTCTCCATCTTCGCCGGCGGCGACGAGCCCACCGTCCGCCGGCTCACCCCCATCTTCTCCCTCCTCGGCAAAGTCAACTACATGGGCGGGCCAGGCAAAGGCCAATTCGCGAAGCTCGCGAACCAAATCACCATCGCCTCGACGATGGTCGGCTTGGTGGAGGGATTGATTTATGCCCACAAAGCCGGCCTCGATTTATCCCTATATCTCGACGCAATTTCCACCGGAGCGGCCGGTTCCAAATCGCTTGACCTGTACGGAAGCAGGATATTGAAGAGGGACTTCGAGGCCGGATTCTTCGTCAATCACTTCGTGAAGGATTTGGGAATTTGTTTGAAGGAATGTCAGAACATGGGTCTTGCTTTGCCTGGACTGGCTCTTGCCCAGCAGCTCTATCTTTCTCTGAAAGCTCATGGAGAAGGCGATTTGGGCACCCAAGCGCTCATTCTGGCTCTCGAGCGGCTCAACAATGTGTCACTGGAGTCTGCTGCTTCTTCGGCCGGGCAGGCTTAGATGCAAACCGGTAAAACTTGCATCTTGATTGGAGAATTTGGACTTACAGTGTGTActttttttgtttgttaaaaCATGTTTTGACTGGTGGGATTGTATGGATCGAAGTTTCCTTTGATGAACAAGATAATCTTCCTGAAAATACTGTCTTGCATCTTATTGGGATCTTGCAATGATGCTAAATTTGGTCTAGACTTACTGATGTTTAAAGAGAGTTTTGGCCCTTTGGGGGACTAGAACCAGAAGGGCACGTTTTGTTTTGAAGTTGAAATTGAAAAGGGTATCATATTCTTgaaagttctctctctcttttcttttccttggctGGACTTTGGATCATGCAATGCAATATTTATCATACAAAAAGGCGAATGTTACTGTAGAAATAAATTGGGATGGTTAAAACCATTCCTTATCGCCAGGCGAATACGTGTTGAGAACTACCAAGTAGCTAACATCTTGACTGTACCAGCAGATCAGATTGTTACCTtatttgcattgcattgtattactactactactaccaCTAGTGGTGGAAGAACGGATGTATTCTTCTGCCTAACCGCAGCTGTTTGAGAAAAACATCCTCAATCCCTCACTTTTATTCGTCTTGTCTAATGAGAAAATGGAATAGTTCACTAGTAACAATACACCTTTCAGACCcagggaaacaaaaaaaaaaaaaaaaccaaacagGCAACAGCTCGATGCATGAACCTTAAATAAAGGGTTTGCTAGCACCATGTCTTTGAAGGAGAAAATATACAATGACTAAAACATTCAAAACCCCCTTTACCAGAAGTACACTTTGTTAGGATTCCTCAACCTCCAGATACTGGGAGTTTGAGGCGGCGAGGAGGGCAGCCCCGATGCCTGAACCGTCGTTGGAATGCACGATGACAACAGATTCGGATGCGTCGCCCATCAACTCCTTGAGGGTGCTCTCCATGGCATTTCTGAACTTCGTGTAGTGCTCAAAAAGCCCACCGTCCAAGGCTATCACTGACCTCTGCTTCTCCCCGGGCTTCACTGTGTCTTTACCCAGTTTCTTGAGGATGCCTAAAATCCCAGCTGCCGCAAGACGGGCTCC
The sequence above is a segment of the Diospyros lotus cultivar Yz01 chromosome 7, ASM1463336v1, whole genome shotgun sequence genome. Coding sequences within it:
- the LOC127805997 gene encoding probable 3-hydroxyisobutyrate dehydrogenase-like 1, mitochondrial — encoded protein: MRLPLLLQLRSLNSKPHFYSSTLLSAGLRRFMAAAAEQVSPSTTRLGWIGTGVMGRSMCGHLIKAGYTLTIFTRTASKAQGLIDAGAHWAPSPLAVAAQSDVVFSIVGYPSDVRHVLLHPSSGALAGLSPGGVLVDMTTSDPSLASEISAAAASKSCSSIDAPVSGGDRGAKNATLSIFAGGDEPTVRRLTPIFSLLGKVNYMGGPGKGQFAKLANQITIASTMVGLVEGLIYAHKAGLDLSLYLDAISTGAAGSKSLDLYGSRILKRDFEAGFFVNHFVKDLGICLKECQNMGLALPGLALAQQLYLSLKAHGEGDLGTQALILALERLNNVSLESAASSAGQA